In one Hymenobacter sp. DG25B genomic region, the following are encoded:
- a CDS encoding SDR family NAD(P)-dependent oxidoreductase: MQTTIPSMLITGVSSGVGLAAAQAFLRRGYRVFGSVRREADAARLRAELGEAFVPLLFDVTDAAAIGRAAAEVERILNGEPLRGLINNAGIAFGGPLLYQPVEVIRQHFEVNVLGVVQVTQAFLPMLGARVGFQGQPGRVLVIGSVSGQVAAPFMGAYVGAKHALEGLTASWRRELQLFGVPMVLIGLGVTQTPIWDKGIDLEPYHDTPYYAPAQRFVKFINRTRKTGLTPEYVAAKLVHIMETPRPKVRYTIAAEVFRAWIVPRLLPARVLDRLLGRSLGLAPARP, encoded by the coding sequence ATGCAGACTACTATTCCTTCCATGCTTATCACGGGCGTATCCAGCGGCGTGGGGCTGGCCGCGGCCCAGGCTTTTCTACGGCGGGGTTACCGCGTGTTTGGCAGCGTGCGGCGGGAAGCAGATGCGGCGCGCCTGCGTGCGGAGCTGGGCGAAGCCTTTGTGCCCCTACTGTTTGATGTTACCGATGCCGCTGCCATTGGGCGCGCTGCCGCGGAAGTGGAGCGCATCCTGAACGGAGAGCCGCTCCGCGGGCTCATCAATAACGCCGGCATAGCCTTTGGCGGCCCCCTACTCTATCAGCCCGTTGAGGTAATCCGGCAGCATTTTGAGGTGAATGTGCTGGGGGTGGTGCAGGTGACGCAGGCATTTTTACCCATGCTGGGCGCCCGCGTAGGTTTTCAGGGGCAGCCGGGCCGGGTATTGGTCATTGGCTCGGTGAGTGGGCAGGTGGCCGCGCCGTTTATGGGGGCGTATGTGGGCGCCAAGCATGCGCTGGAAGGCCTTACGGCTTCCTGGCGCCGGGAATTACAGCTGTTTGGAGTACCTATGGTGCTCATTGGTCTGGGCGTTACCCAAACGCCCATCTGGGATAAAGGCATTGATTTAGAGCCGTATCATGACACGCCGTATTATGCGCCGGCGCAGCGCTTTGTGAAATTCATCAACCGCACCCGCAAAACGGGCCTCACGCCGGAGTACGTGGCGGCTAAGCTGGTGCACATTATGGAAACCCCGCGGCCCAAAGTGCGCTACACCATTGCCGCCGAGGTGTTTCGAGCCTGGATTGTGCCCCGGTTACTGCCTGCCCGGGTGCTGGATAGGCTGCTGGGGCGTAGTTTAGGGCTGGCGCCGGCCCGCCCCTAG
- a CDS encoding YebC/PmpR family DNA-binding transcriptional regulator — translation MGRAFEFRKGRKMKRWDRMSKDFTRIGKEIVMAVKESGPNPDTNSRLRTAMQNAKGVNMPKDRVDAAIKRASSREEKDYQEVVYEGYAPHGVAIVIETATDNPTRTVANVRMYFNRGNGALGTAGSSDYTFTRKGVFKLAAEGLDLDELELELIDAGAEDVYTAQDEDEHGNVKDLIVVETAFPDFGMMQKALDEKGLPVLSSQLQRVPNTTVHLEGDELEEVMNLIEKFEEDDDVQAVYHTLG, via the coding sequence ATGGGACGCGCGTTTGAATTCCGCAAAGGCCGCAAAATGAAGCGCTGGGACCGGATGTCCAAGGACTTTACCCGCATCGGGAAGGAAATTGTAATGGCCGTGAAGGAATCGGGCCCCAACCCCGATACCAACTCCCGCCTGCGCACCGCCATGCAGAACGCCAAAGGCGTGAACATGCCCAAAGACCGGGTAGATGCGGCCATTAAGCGCGCCAGCTCGCGCGAAGAAAAAGACTACCAGGAAGTGGTATATGAGGGTTACGCGCCCCACGGCGTGGCCATCGTAATTGAAACCGCTACCGATAATCCCACCCGCACGGTAGCTAACGTGCGCATGTACTTCAACCGCGGCAACGGCGCGCTGGGTACGGCCGGCTCTTCCGACTACACCTTCACACGCAAAGGCGTGTTCAAGCTGGCCGCCGAAGGCCTGGACCTGGACGAGCTGGAGCTGGAGCTGATTGACGCCGGCGCCGAAGACGTGTACACCGCCCAGGACGAGGACGAGCACGGCAATGTGAAAGACCTCATTGTGGTGGAAACGGCCTTCCCCGATTTCGGCATGATGCAGAAAGCCCTCGACGAAAAAGGCCTGCCCGTGCTTTCCTCCCAGCTGCAGCGCGTGCCCAACACCACCGTACACCTGGAAGGCGACGAGCTGGAAGAGGTAATGAACCTGATAGAAAAGTTTGAAGAGGACGACGACGTACAGGCCGTGTACCACACCCTCGGCTAG
- a CDS encoding serine hydrolase domain-containing protein yields MPSKNYLILLVFLLGFLQASAQQKELAALLREKHVTGIQLVHTKNNHVTNYTLGYRQANTRQPLTARSTMQAASLGKVVLAYVALRLHDQGKLDLNKPLLSYYPYPRLHNEPRADRITARMVLTHTSGLPNWADNPLAESWKTSALNLKFAPDSCWNYSGEGFVLLQKTLEHITGKSWEQLAQEEVFIPLKMTHSSYVWQPRFAKNAATGHDKAGKPTEIRRFSEPNAGFSLLSTAPDYNRFVQALLQGTGLQPATHQLLLQPASEANRCGRPLTPTDANIAWAYGLGLATTSHGPALWHWGSNDDFEGFFMVFPDRDETLLFLTNSANGLKIADDVLRLLCGPGDYKALQWLAEDK; encoded by the coding sequence ATGCCTTCTAAAAATTACCTTATCCTACTTGTGTTCCTGCTGGGCTTCCTTCAAGCCTCCGCCCAACAAAAAGAGCTGGCCGCATTGCTTCGCGAAAAGCACGTAACCGGCATTCAGCTGGTGCACACGAAGAACAACCACGTAACCAACTACACGCTCGGCTACCGCCAGGCAAATACCCGACAGCCGCTGACGGCCCGCTCTACCATGCAGGCGGCCTCGCTGGGCAAAGTGGTGCTGGCCTACGTGGCCCTGCGCCTGCACGACCAGGGCAAGCTCGATCTGAATAAGCCCCTGCTCTCCTATTACCCCTATCCGCGCCTGCACAACGAGCCCCGCGCCGACAGAATTACGGCCCGCATGGTGCTCACGCATACCAGCGGCCTGCCCAACTGGGCCGATAACCCGCTGGCCGAAAGCTGGAAAACATCGGCCCTAAACCTGAAGTTTGCGCCTGATAGCTGCTGGAACTACTCCGGAGAGGGCTTCGTGCTGCTGCAGAAAACGCTGGAACATATTACCGGCAAGTCGTGGGAGCAGCTGGCACAGGAGGAAGTTTTTATTCCTCTGAAAATGACCCACAGCAGCTACGTATGGCAGCCGCGTTTTGCCAAAAACGCCGCCACCGGGCATGATAAGGCGGGTAAGCCCACCGAAATTCGCCGGTTTTCGGAGCCCAACGCGGGCTTCAGCCTGCTTTCCACGGCCCCCGATTATAACCGGTTTGTACAAGCTCTCCTGCAGGGCACCGGCCTGCAGCCCGCCACGCACCAGCTACTCCTGCAGCCCGCCTCCGAGGCCAACCGCTGCGGCCGCCCCCTTACCCCCACCGATGCCAACATTGCCTGGGCCTACGGCCTGGGGCTGGCCACCACCAGCCACGGCCCCGCCCTCTGGCACTGGGGCTCCAACGATGATTTCGAGGGCTTTTTCATGGTGTTTCCTGACCGCGACGAAACCCTCCTGTTTCTGACCAACAGCGCTAATGGGCTAAAAATAGCGGATGACGTGCTGCGCCTGTTGTGCGGCCCCGGTGACTATAAGGCCCTGCAGTGGTTGGCCGAGGACAAGTAA
- a CDS encoding proline iminopeptidase-family hydrolase: MQKNLLAVTLIGFTLASVSCTQQKQETTTDATLATYFTSEETGVQDGGVQMIPITTPKGKFNVWTKRFGNNPKMKVLLLNGGPGATHEYFECMESFLPKDGIEFIYYDQLGCGNSDNPKDTAMWSLPRYVEEVEQVRQALNLNKDNFYLLGHSWGGILAAEYAFKYQQNLKGLIISNMMMSIPDYGKYADNVLAKQMKPEVLKEIREIEARKDFQNPRYMELLMPNFYVEHICRIPLDQWPEPINRSFSKMNQSLYVTMQGPSEFGVSGKLLNWNRVPDLPKLTVPVLSIGGKYDTMDPEHMRMVAQKVQNGTALICPNGSHMSFYDDQQTYMSGLTKWILGVDKGEKKVTL; encoded by the coding sequence ATGCAAAAAAATCTACTTGCCGTCACTTTAATAGGCTTCACCCTGGCCAGCGTTTCCTGCACGCAGCAAAAGCAGGAAACCACCACTGATGCTACCCTCGCCACTTACTTCACCAGCGAGGAAACCGGCGTGCAGGACGGTGGCGTGCAGATGATTCCCATTACCACGCCCAAGGGCAAGTTCAACGTCTGGACCAAGCGCTTCGGCAATAACCCCAAAATGAAGGTGCTGCTGCTGAACGGCGGGCCCGGAGCCACGCACGAGTACTTTGAGTGCATGGAAAGCTTCCTGCCCAAAGACGGCATCGAGTTTATTTACTACGACCAGCTGGGCTGCGGCAACTCCGATAACCCCAAGGACACGGCCATGTGGAGCCTGCCCCGCTACGTAGAAGAGGTAGAGCAGGTACGCCAGGCCCTCAACCTGAACAAGGATAACTTTTACCTGCTGGGCCATAGCTGGGGCGGTATTCTAGCCGCCGAGTACGCTTTCAAATACCAGCAAAACCTGAAAGGACTCATCATCAGCAACATGATGATGAGCATTCCGGACTATGGCAAGTACGCCGATAATGTGCTGGCTAAACAAATGAAGCCGGAAGTACTGAAGGAAATCCGGGAGATTGAAGCCCGCAAGGATTTCCAGAACCCGCGCTACATGGAGCTGCTGATGCCTAACTTCTACGTGGAGCACATCTGCCGCATTCCCCTGGATCAGTGGCCCGAGCCGATAAACCGCTCCTTCAGCAAAATGAACCAGTCCCTGTACGTGACTATGCAGGGTCCCAGCGAGTTTGGCGTATCGGGCAAGCTCCTGAACTGGAACCGCGTGCCGGATCTGCCCAAGCTCACAGTACCCGTGCTCAGCATCGGCGGCAAGTACGATACCATGGACCCCGAACACATGCGCATGGTGGCCCAGAAAGTACAGAACGGCACCGCCCTCATCTGCCCCAACGGCTCGCACATGAGCTTCTACGACGACCAGCAGACGTACATGAGCGGCCTGACGAAGTGGATTCTAGGGGTGGATAAGGGCGAGAAAAAGGTGACGCTGTAA
- the rluF gene encoding 23S rRNA pseudouridine(2604) synthase RluF: MATRLNKYISESGICSRREADRHIEQGNVFVNGKRANIGDQVSGKDRVVVNGNLIEPRAEEDAVYIAYNKPPGITTTTDTGVKDNIIRAIKHSVRIFPIGRLDKESQGLILLTSNGDIVNKILRAGNRHEKEYIVMVDKPITDLFIESMAQGVPIMGVMTQKCEVKKETNYIFRITLIQGMNRQIRRMCEHFGYEVVQLERIRVMNINIKGLGLGEWRELKEKELKVLFEMLEDSRGTDDGALPRRRKSTSTAEQWADRPSRKTAKPRTHAPEGEAPRAVRSKPDAGAWVEKPTPGRKASSPKGLATAGRAAGSGRPTGPVGPRPGSATPGKPGRPAGTRGTGAGRSTGASRGPASAPKGKTSSRGTRGAGRK, from the coding sequence ATGGCCACTCGTCTCAATAAATACATCAGCGAAAGCGGCATTTGCTCGCGCCGCGAAGCCGACCGCCACATTGAGCAGGGCAACGTGTTCGTGAACGGCAAGCGCGCCAACATCGGCGACCAGGTATCCGGCAAGGACCGGGTGGTGGTGAACGGCAACCTCATTGAGCCCCGCGCCGAGGAAGATGCCGTGTACATTGCCTACAACAAGCCGCCCGGCATCACCACCACCACCGATACCGGCGTGAAGGACAACATCATTCGGGCCATTAAGCACTCGGTGCGCATCTTCCCCATCGGCCGCCTGGATAAGGAGTCGCAGGGCCTGATTCTGCTGACCAGCAACGGCGACATCGTGAACAAGATCCTGCGCGCCGGCAACCGGCACGAGAAGGAATACATTGTGATGGTGGACAAGCCCATTACCGACCTCTTTATTGAGAGCATGGCCCAGGGCGTGCCCATTATGGGGGTAATGACGCAGAAATGCGAGGTAAAAAAGGAAACCAATTACATCTTCCGCATCACGCTTATTCAGGGCATGAACCGCCAGATCCGGCGCATGTGTGAGCATTTCGGCTACGAAGTGGTGCAGCTGGAGCGCATCCGGGTGATGAACATCAACATCAAAGGCCTGGGCCTGGGCGAGTGGCGCGAGCTAAAGGAAAAGGAGCTGAAAGTGCTGTTTGAGATGCTGGAGGACTCCCGCGGCACCGACGACGGCGCCCTGCCGCGTCGCCGGAAATCTACCTCCACCGCCGAGCAGTGGGCCGACCGCCCCAGCCGCAAAACCGCCAAGCCCCGCACCCACGCGCCGGAAGGCGAAGCGCCGCGCGCCGTCCGCAGCAAGCCCGATGCCGGGGCCTGGGTAGAAAAACCCACGCCTGGGCGCAAGGCTTCCTCCCCTAAGGGTCTGGCTACGGCCGGCCGCGCGGCTGGCTCTGGCCGGCCTACCGGGCCGGTGGGCCCGCGCCCGGGCAGTGCCACTCCCGGCAAACCGGGTCGTCCGGCGGGTACCCGTGGTACCGGGGCCGGCCGGAGTACGGGAGCCAGCCGGGGCCCTGCTTCGGCGCCCAAAGGCAAAACCAGCAGCCGGGGTACCCGGGGCGCAGGCCGCAAGTAG
- a CDS encoding GNAT family N-acetyltransferase, with protein MQIFVETDRLLMRELLPTDTPGMFEMDSDPEVHRYLGNKPVHTMAQSRELIAFVRQQYVDNGIGRWAVVEKETGAFVGWSGLKLVAGPTNGRTNYYDLGYRFLRRYWGRGYATETARASVQYGFDTMQLPMICGIADVQNLASNQVLQKAGLRFVETFDLDGIPHHWYQQER; from the coding sequence ATGCAAATCTTCGTCGAAACGGACCGCCTGCTGATGCGCGAACTGCTGCCGACCGATACGCCGGGCATGTTCGAAATGGATTCTGACCCCGAGGTGCACCGCTACCTGGGCAATAAGCCGGTGCACACCATGGCGCAGAGCCGGGAGCTGATTGCCTTTGTACGGCAGCAGTACGTGGATAATGGAATTGGGCGCTGGGCGGTGGTAGAAAAAGAAACCGGTGCCTTTGTGGGCTGGTCAGGCCTGAAACTGGTGGCAGGCCCTACCAATGGCCGCACCAATTACTACGACCTGGGCTACCGTTTTCTGCGCCGCTACTGGGGCCGGGGCTATGCCACCGAAACAGCCCGCGCCTCCGTGCAGTATGGCTTCGATACAATGCAGCTACCTATGATATGCGGCATTGCTGATGTCCAAAATCTGGCCTCTAACCAGGTTTTGCAGAAAGCAGGGCTGCGTTTTGTAGAAACTTTTGATTTAGACGGTATTCCGCACCACTGGTACCAGCAGGAGCGGTAA
- a CDS encoding TonB-dependent receptor → MAAPARSGKAHLRATKAKTSATAAPDPTERTLGGTVLTSTGEPLPGATVFIKGTYIGTSTNQMGKFSLNASFEAGPVELVVAYVGYESQVIQLPQADNLLSITLAPSVNLLNETVVSASRVEENILRAPVTIDKVSGRQIERISTPEVLAGLGQLAGVDVNSASMLFTSISTRGFNTAKSERVIQLVDYMDTALPSLNLSPGNLVGIPELDMESIEIIHGPASALYGANALSGVILFNSKDPFVYDGLSVRLRGGERSLLDGQLRYAKKLGEKFAIKLNASGFQANDWIANNFAAAGSSVNPVGSTLGYDAVNRYGEISNVYTPYQDNPAYGYKVNPELYGKTVYMPGFTEQELIGNDQKTRSYRLQGAVSYLIKDDLKLTLEAKRGVGTSTYQNLSRFRIKGLGTNQYRAELKNSKGFIRAYSTEDFTGNSYELTQLSAQIMNSPTTEGGSVKYYQQYFFVYNQAYNQARAANLSVEQAQAAAQAAADATQVKSTDARFTTLRDKISTDDQPGRGAQQNFNSFLNDLSAQRSFNLSDKGTDLIVGGAYREYRLGSGGKLFADTDGKRIANREYGAYGQLTQNLLDERLKLAFAGRVDFFKNFDASFSPRASAVYSLGETKQHNFRTSYGQAFRSPSQTDQYLRSDVGTFILLGNVGNGFQGYSFTNAAGQPYTPGTSLEGYELSLDKLRLERVNTFEVGYKGAILPNVYVDASYFRSRYNDFIGGVAFVGNVDGTRPTPQQVNAGLVSGFTDASASPARIIFASYNSAQEVRTQGATFSLTYYLTKALNLGGNYSLNVLDRSNLPTGFRTFFNTPRHKFNLNVGGTVLHNLTYSVNYRWVEGHTQEMPFATGRVHTYRTTDAYLGYTVPKLAATFQAGVSNMFNTNNIQIIGGPQIGRLAYLGVLVNVK, encoded by the coding sequence ATGGCCGCTCCTGCGCGCAGCGGCAAAGCCCACCTGCGGGCCACTAAGGCCAAAACCAGCGCTACCGCTGCTCCCGACCCTACCGAACGCACCCTGGGCGGCACGGTGCTCACCAGCACCGGCGAGCCCCTGCCCGGCGCCACCGTCTTCATCAAAGGCACCTACATTGGTACCAGCACCAACCAAATGGGCAAGTTCAGCCTGAACGCTTCCTTTGAGGCGGGTCCGGTAGAGCTGGTGGTTGCCTATGTGGGCTACGAGTCCCAGGTAATTCAGCTCCCGCAGGCCGATAACCTGCTGAGCATTACCCTGGCACCCAGCGTCAACCTGCTGAACGAAACCGTAGTGTCGGCCTCGCGGGTAGAAGAAAACATTCTGCGTGCTCCGGTTACCATTGATAAGGTTTCGGGCCGGCAGATTGAGCGCATCAGCACGCCGGAAGTGCTGGCGGGCCTGGGCCAGCTGGCCGGGGTGGATGTAAACTCGGCTTCTATGCTGTTCACCAGCATTAGCACGCGCGGCTTTAACACGGCCAAATCGGAACGCGTGATTCAGCTGGTTGATTACATGGATACGGCCCTGCCTTCCCTCAACCTGAGCCCCGGTAACCTGGTGGGTATCCCGGAGCTGGACATGGAGAGCATCGAAATTATTCACGGCCCGGCCTCGGCCCTGTACGGCGCCAATGCTTTGAGTGGCGTTATCCTCTTCAACTCCAAGGACCCATTTGTATATGATGGTCTGAGCGTGCGCCTGCGCGGCGGCGAGCGGAGCCTGCTGGACGGGCAGCTGCGCTACGCCAAAAAGCTGGGCGAGAAGTTCGCCATCAAGCTCAACGCCAGCGGCTTTCAGGCCAACGACTGGATTGCCAATAACTTTGCCGCCGCTGGCTCCTCGGTAAACCCCGTTGGTTCCACGCTCGGCTACGATGCCGTGAACCGCTACGGGGAAATCAGCAATGTGTACACGCCCTACCAGGACAACCCCGCCTACGGCTACAAAGTAAACCCCGAGCTGTACGGCAAAACCGTGTACATGCCCGGCTTTACGGAGCAGGAGCTGATCGGCAACGACCAGAAAACCCGCTCTTACCGTCTGCAGGGCGCTGTTTCTTATCTGATTAAGGATGATTTAAAGCTGACCCTGGAAGCCAAGCGTGGCGTGGGCACCTCCACCTATCAGAACCTGAGCCGCTTCCGCATCAAAGGCCTGGGTACCAACCAGTACCGCGCCGAGCTGAAAAACTCCAAGGGCTTTATCCGGGCTTACTCCACCGAGGACTTCACCGGCAACAGCTACGAGCTAACCCAGCTCAGCGCCCAGATTATGAACTCGCCCACCACCGAGGGCGGCTCCGTGAAGTACTACCAGCAGTACTTCTTTGTCTACAACCAGGCCTACAACCAGGCTCGCGCAGCTAACCTGAGCGTGGAGCAGGCCCAGGCGGCGGCTCAGGCTGCCGCCGATGCCACCCAAGTGAAAAGCACCGATGCCCGCTTCACCACCCTGCGCGATAAAATCTCGACGGATGACCAGCCCGGCCGCGGCGCGCAGCAGAATTTCAACTCCTTCCTCAACGACCTCAGCGCCCAGCGCAGCTTCAACCTTTCTGATAAGGGTACCGACCTGATTGTGGGCGGTGCCTACCGCGAGTATCGCCTGGGCTCGGGCGGCAAGCTGTTTGCTGATACCGACGGCAAGCGCATTGCCAACCGGGAATACGGGGCCTACGGTCAGCTGACGCAAAACCTGCTGGACGAGCGCCTGAAGCTGGCGTTTGCCGGCCGCGTGGACTTCTTCAAGAACTTCGATGCCTCGTTCTCGCCCCGCGCCTCGGCCGTGTATTCCCTCGGCGAAACCAAGCAGCATAACTTCCGCACCAGCTACGGGCAGGCGTTTCGCAGCCCCTCGCAAACCGACCAGTACCTGCGTTCCGATGTAGGCACGTTTATTCTGCTGGGCAATGTAGGCAACGGTTTCCAGGGCTACAGCTTCACAAACGCCGCCGGCCAGCCTTACACGCCGGGCACGTCGCTGGAGGGCTACGAGCTTTCATTGGATAAGCTACGCCTGGAGCGCGTAAACACGTTTGAAGTTGGCTATAAAGGTGCCATTCTGCCCAACGTGTACGTAGATGCCAGCTACTTCCGCAGCCGCTACAACGACTTCATTGGTGGCGTAGCCTTCGTGGGCAATGTGGATGGCACGCGCCCCACGCCGCAGCAGGTAAACGCCGGCCTGGTTTCCGGCTTCACCGATGCCAGTGCCTCGCCGGCCCGCATTATTTTTGCTTCCTACAACAGCGCGCAGGAAGTACGCACCCAGGGCGCCACGTTCAGCCTCACGTACTACCTCACCAAAGCCCTGAACCTGGGCGGCAACTACTCCCTGAACGTACTGGATAGGAGCAATCTGCCCACGGGTTTCCGCACGTTCTTCAACACGCCCCGGCACAAGTTTAACCTGAACGTGGGTGGCACCGTGCTGCACAATCTCACATATTCCGTGAATTACCGTTGGGTAGAGGGCCACACGCAGGAAATGCCCTTCGCCACCGGCCGGGTACATACCTACCGCACCACCGATGCCTACCTGGGTTACACCGTGCCTAAGCTGGCTGCCACCTTCCAGGCTGGCGTTTCCAACATGTTCAACACGAATAACATCCAAATCATTGGCGGTCCGCAAATCGGCCGGCTGGCGTACCTGGGCGTGCTCGTGAACGTGAAGTAA
- a CDS encoding alpha/beta hydrolase — protein sequence MKNLRLLFLALLLACAGTSFGAKVDTLAIPSVVMHKAYRANVVLPAAYAKQKKATFPVLYLLHGAYGHFSDWLAKTPDKQLVHRLADQYNIIIVMPEGETFGWYIDSPVNKESQFETYITKEVIPKIDQTYRTVHDRKGRVITGLSMGGHGALYLSARHPDLFCAAGSMSGAVDINTAKWKLNPEDAKRTAAMFEPILGPVPATPDTYLNSYMVLSLADKLKANGLPLIIDCGVDDFLITPNRELHQRLVYNGTPHDYTERPGAHTWEYWQNSLPYHVLFLHRVLQANALTQP from the coding sequence ATGAAAAACCTTCGCCTACTTTTCCTTGCGCTCTTGCTTGCCTGCGCGGGCACTTCGTTCGGGGCCAAAGTGGATACGCTGGCTATTCCCAGCGTGGTGATGCACAAAGCGTACAGGGCCAACGTGGTGCTGCCGGCCGCCTACGCCAAGCAGAAAAAAGCCACTTTTCCGGTGCTGTACCTGCTGCACGGCGCTTACGGTCACTTTTCCGACTGGCTGGCCAAAACGCCCGACAAGCAGTTGGTGCACCGCCTGGCCGACCAGTATAATATCATCATTGTGATGCCGGAGGGCGAAACGTTTGGGTGGTATATTGATAGCCCGGTAAATAAGGAAAGTCAGTTTGAGACGTACATCACAAAGGAGGTAATTCCGAAAATTGACCAAACGTACCGTACCGTGCACGACCGGAAAGGCCGCGTAATTACGGGCCTCTCCATGGGCGGCCACGGCGCGCTCTACCTCTCGGCCCGCCACCCCGATTTGTTCTGCGCCGCCGGCAGCATGAGCGGCGCCGTGGACATCAATACGGCCAAATGGAAGCTAAATCCGGAAGATGCCAAGCGCACGGCTGCTATGTTTGAACCCATTCTGGGCCCGGTTCCGGCTACTCCGGATACTTACCTAAATAGCTACATGGTGCTGTCCCTGGCCGATAAATTGAAAGCCAACGGCTTGCCCCTGATTATTGACTGCGGCGTGGATGATTTTCTGATTACGCCCAACCGCGAGTTGCACCAGCGCCTGGTGTACAACGGCACCCCGCACGACTACACCGAGCGCCCGGGCGCCCACACCTGGGAGTACTGGCAGAACTCGCTGCCCTACCATGTGCTGTTTCTGCACCGTGTGCTGCAGGCCAATGCCCTTACCCAGCCTTAA
- a CDS encoding aminotransferase class I/II-fold pyridoxal phosphate-dependent enzyme: protein MPASSLLHQRLAAQLAQRTAAGTLRQLKLSAPGLVDFSSNDYLGLSRRPAVLAALHQALHEAAGSTGARLLTGNSAAAETLETHLAQFHHAEAALLFNSGYTANLGFFSAVPRRGDTILYDEASHASVKEGIRASFATAYSFRHNDLADLERKLQRATGAVFVAVESLYSMDGDMAPLPELAAFCQQHGLYLVVDEAHSNGLYGPAGEGLVVELGLENQVFARILTFGKALGSQGAAIAGPAVLRDYLLNFSRPFIYTTALPPLTIAALTAVYVLLPDLAAERQHLFALSDYLKSTLNAVPGLQVPLNSHVIHPVFFTGNPGPAAVRELAEKAQQAGFDVRAIVAPTVPAGTERLRLITHSFNTAAEIDSLARALNEN, encoded by the coding sequence ATGCCAGCTTCCTCCCTGCTTCATCAGCGGTTAGCCGCCCAGCTGGCCCAGCGCACCGCCGCTGGCACCCTCCGTCAGCTTAAGCTTAGTGCCCCTGGCCTGGTTGATTTCAGCTCCAACGATTATCTGGGCCTGAGTAGGCGCCCGGCGGTGCTGGCGGCTTTACACCAGGCGCTGCACGAGGCCGCCGGCAGTACCGGCGCGCGCCTGCTCACCGGCAATTCGGCCGCGGCCGAAACCCTGGAAACCCACCTGGCGCAGTTTCACCACGCCGAGGCCGCGCTGCTGTTCAACTCGGGCTACACCGCTAATCTGGGCTTTTTTAGCGCCGTACCGCGCCGCGGCGACACCATTCTGTACGACGAAGCCAGCCACGCCTCCGTGAAGGAAGGCATCCGGGCCAGCTTTGCCACGGCCTACAGCTTCCGGCATAATGATCTGGCTGATCTGGAGCGCAAGCTACAGCGGGCCACGGGTGCGGTGTTTGTGGCCGTAGAATCCTTGTATTCCATGGATGGCGACATGGCCCCGCTGCCGGAGCTGGCCGCATTCTGTCAGCAGCACGGCCTGTATCTGGTAGTAGATGAGGCGCATTCCAATGGGCTGTATGGGCCGGCGGGCGAAGGTTTGGTGGTAGAGCTGGGGCTGGAAAACCAGGTATTTGCCCGCATCCTCACCTTTGGCAAAGCCCTGGGCAGCCAGGGCGCCGCCATTGCCGGCCCCGCCGTGCTGCGCGACTATCTACTGAACTTCAGTCGGCCGTTTATTTACACCACGGCCCTGCCGCCGCTGACTATTGCCGCTCTCACTGCGGTGTATGTGCTGCTGCCAGATCTGGCGGCCGAGCGCCAGCACCTATTTGCCCTTTCTGACTACTTAAAGTCCACGCTTAATGCGGTGCCGGGACTACAGGTGCCGCTGAACAGCCACGTTATTCACCCGGTTTTTTTCACCGGAAACCCAGGCCCGGCTGCCGTGCGCGAATTGGCTGAAAAAGCGCAACAGGCGGGGTTTGATGTGCGCGCTATTGTAGCCCCCACGGTGCCGGCCGGCACTGAGCGGCTGCGACTGATTACCCATTCCTTCAACACCGCGGCGGAAATTGATTCGTTAGCCCGAGCATTGAATGAAAATTGA
- the bioD gene encoding dethiobiotin synthase — MERLFITGIGTDVGKSLASAIITEALQADYWKPVQAGLEPATDTGTVRHLVQNPVSRFWPERFRLQMPVSPHAAAAAEGIQLYPADFQLPDTSNHLVVEGAGGLLVPLAPGFLIADLLQQFGLEAVVVSRNYLGSINHTLLTLEALQLRGIRVRGLVFNGEPNSATEDFITQHSGVPIMPRILPEAEVTPEVVSQYAAAFRAWFTR, encoded by the coding sequence TTGGAACGTCTTTTCATCACTGGCATCGGTACCGATGTCGGCAAATCCCTGGCTTCGGCCATCATAACCGAAGCTTTGCAGGCTGATTATTGGAAACCGGTACAGGCCGGTCTGGAGCCGGCTACAGATACCGGCACGGTGCGCCACCTAGTGCAGAACCCGGTTAGCAGGTTTTGGCCCGAGCGGTTTCGGCTGCAAATGCCGGTTTCGCCTCACGCAGCGGCGGCGGCCGAAGGCATCCAACTGTACCCCGCTGATTTTCAGCTACCCGATACTTCAAACCATTTGGTAGTGGAAGGTGCCGGCGGCTTGCTGGTGCCGCTGGCGCCGGGTTTTTTAATAGCCGATTTGCTGCAGCAGTTTGGGCTGGAAGCCGTGGTAGTTTCCCGGAATTATCTGGGCAGCATCAACCACACCCTGCTCACGCTGGAAGCCCTGCAGCTGCGCGGCATTCGGGTGCGCGGGCTGGTATTCAATGGTGAGCCAAACTCCGCCACCGAGGACTTTATAACGCAGCATTCCGGCGTCCCCATTATGCCGCGCATCCTGCCCGAGGCGGAGGTAACACCGGAAGTTGTAAGCCAGTACGCGGCAGCGTTTCGGGCATGGTTTACCCGATAG